One window of the Gavia stellata isolate bGavSte3 chromosome 9, bGavSte3.hap2, whole genome shotgun sequence genome contains the following:
- the NPS gene encoding neuropeptide S, with protein sequence LNFHIHFMHANHSCDVLCRLNFVFILWISMTFACSGYPVDPSMSSNPFYLTCQLYGKSDHCLILLNNCLAKVGMNEELAFLKPYLEMPFNKRSFRNGVGSGIKKTSFRRAKS encoded by the exons CTAAATTTCCATATACACTTTATGCATGCAAATCACAGTTGTGATGT tctATGCAGGttaaactttgttttcattctttggATCTCAATGACATTTGCGTGCTCGGGTTACCCAGTTGACCCTTCCATG agCAGCAATCCTTTTTATCTGACTTGCCAGCTGTATGGAAAATCTGATCACTGCCTCATCCTGCTGAATAACTGCTTAGCCAAGGTGGGCATGAATGAAGAATTGGCTTTTTTAAAGCCTTACCTGGAGATGCCGTTCAATAAAAGGTCCTTTCGCAATGGTGTTGGatcaggaattaaaaaaacttcCTTTCGAAGAGCAAAGTCATAA